The following coding sequences lie in one Allochromatium vinosum DSM 180 genomic window:
- the ubiG gene encoding bifunctional 2-polyprenyl-6-hydroxyphenol methylase/3-demethylubiquinol 3-O-methyltransferase UbiG, whose protein sequence is MSEQHHNVDHAEISKFEALASRWWDPHSEFKTLHDINPLRLDYVERGAGGLAGKRVLDVGCGGGILSEGMALRGAQVMGIDMGDMPLRVAELHTLESGVEVEYRRVPVETLALEQPGAFDAVTCMEMLEHVPNPASVVDACARLVRPGGWVFFSTLNRNPKSYLMAVVGAEYIMRMLPRGTHDYARFIRPSELDAWVRPTALRTTDMTGMVYNPLTQVYRLDPHDLDVNYLVTCVRDTHG, encoded by the coding sequence ATGAGCGAACAGCATCACAACGTCGATCACGCCGAGATCAGCAAGTTCGAGGCCCTGGCCTCGCGCTGGTGGGATCCGCACAGCGAATTCAAGACGTTGCACGACATCAATCCGCTGCGTCTGGACTATGTCGAGCGCGGCGCCGGCGGACTGGCCGGCAAGCGCGTGCTCGACGTCGGCTGCGGCGGCGGCATCCTCTCGGAAGGCATGGCCCTGCGCGGTGCGCAGGTCATGGGCATCGACATGGGCGACATGCCGCTGCGCGTGGCCGAACTCCATACGCTCGAAAGCGGCGTGGAGGTCGAATACCGGCGCGTGCCGGTCGAGACCCTGGCGCTGGAGCAGCCCGGCGCCTTCGATGCCGTCACCTGCATGGAGATGCTCGAACACGTGCCCAATCCGGCCTCGGTGGTCGACGCCTGCGCGCGTCTGGTGCGGCCCGGCGGCTGGGTGTTCTTCTCCACGCTCAACCGCAATCCCAAGTCCTATCTGATGGCCGTGGTCGGGGCCGAATACATCATGCGCATGCTGCCGCGCGGCACGCACGACTACGCGCGCTTCATCCGCCCGTCCGAGCTCGATGCCTGGGTTCGTCCGACCGCGCTGCGCACCACCGACATGACCGGCATGGTCTACAATCCGCTCACCCAGGTCTACCGGCTCGACCCGCACGACCTGGATGTGAACTATCTCGTGACCTGCGTGCGCGACACCCATGGCTGA
- a CDS encoding SCP2 sterol-binding domain-containing protein, with translation MSALFSDGWMKQLMDAWNNEPEVCDKLAEIDFNSVITCGFKDEENPRGVFVVEKGVCVRAGDWSESDPAPNWDMRADLKDWLKWVENGIGMTGMGAAFMTGKLKFKVGDYKAIIKDPRMANPFVKSFGLMQQLDTDEIK, from the coding sequence ATGTCCGCACTCTTTTCCGATGGTTGGATGAAGCAACTCATGGACGCCTGGAACAACGAACCCGAGGTGTGCGACAAGCTCGCCGAGATCGACTTCAACTCGGTCATCACCTGCGGGTTCAAGGACGAAGAGAATCCGCGCGGCGTGTTCGTGGTCGAGAAGGGCGTCTGCGTGCGTGCGGGCGACTGGTCCGAGAGCGATCCGGCCCCGAACTGGGACATGCGCGCCGACCTGAAAGACTGGCTCAAATGGGTCGAGAACGGTATCGGCATGACCGGCATGGGTGCGGCCTTCATGACCGGCAAGCTCAAGTTCAAGGTGGGTGACTACAAGGCCATCATCAAGGATCCGCGCATGGCCAACCCCTTCGTCAAGAGCTTCGGTCTGATGCAGCAGCTCGACACCGACGAGATCAAGTGA
- a CDS encoding alginate export family protein, with translation MNSKKNKLLAAGLGATLICSAVSAEQTSGPFKWGADLRLRQVWIDNVGLDADSATGDRTFERYRGRLWGSYTFGDQLEASARLMWEGRHYQDPARSNWPAAGFENWYSGGILFDQLTIGAKQIGGSPLSLKVGRQDIVLGNGWLVFEGTPLDGSRSIYLDAARATYSLASLGTTLDLIYIDQSADTGRFPQSLNGEVEDQTEQHETGVIVYGRNKSLIEGTDLDGYFIYKHNDPNLTPRNLRINNGTPFTSPSDSGDIYAAGLRADSKLTPNWSLRAETAYEWGTRNDRDLSAFGFNGRLTYSFNDSLKNQLHADFEYLSGDDPDSADDQAFDPLWGRWPQWSELMIYQWPLESRVGEATNLQRFNVGWIAQVHPTTQLLVDYHALWADEQSTRTAAQMVNLSGDGDFRGHLLTAWLKSKFSQNVSGHLVAEYLMPGDYYADNRRNDSFFVRAEVVLTW, from the coding sequence ATGAATTCTAAGAAGAACAAGCTTCTGGCCGCCGGACTCGGCGCCACACTCATCTGCTCGGCGGTTTCGGCCGAACAGACCAGCGGTCCCTTCAAATGGGGCGCGGACCTGCGTCTGCGTCAGGTCTGGATCGACAACGTGGGCCTGGACGCCGACAGCGCCACGGGTGATCGCACCTTCGAGCGCTATCGCGGACGGCTCTGGGGTTCCTACACGTTCGGCGATCAGTTGGAAGCCAGCGCGCGCCTGATGTGGGAGGGGCGCCACTACCAGGATCCCGCCCGCTCCAACTGGCCGGCAGCCGGCTTCGAGAACTGGTACAGCGGCGGCATCCTGTTCGATCAGCTCACGATCGGCGCCAAGCAGATCGGCGGCTCGCCGCTCTCGCTCAAGGTCGGACGCCAGGACATCGTCCTGGGCAACGGCTGGCTGGTGTTCGAGGGCACGCCGCTCGACGGCTCGCGCAGCATCTATCTCGACGCCGCCCGCGCCACCTACAGCCTGGCGTCGCTCGGCACCACGCTCGATCTCATCTACATCGACCAGAGCGCCGACACCGGACGCTTCCCGCAGTCGCTCAACGGCGAGGTCGAGGATCAGACCGAGCAGCACGAGACCGGCGTCATCGTCTATGGGCGCAACAAGTCGCTGATCGAGGGCACGGATCTCGACGGCTACTTCATCTACAAGCACAACGACCCGAATCTCACGCCGCGCAACCTGCGCATCAACAATGGCACGCCCTTCACGTCACCCAGTGATTCGGGCGACATCTATGCGGCGGGTCTGCGTGCCGATTCCAAGCTCACGCCCAACTGGTCGCTGCGCGCCGAGACCGCCTATGAATGGGGCACGCGCAACGACCGTGATCTGAGCGCCTTCGGCTTCAACGGCCGCCTGACCTACAGCTTCAACGATTCGCTCAAGAATCAGCTCCACGCCGACTTCGAGTACCTGTCAGGCGACGACCCGGACAGCGCCGACGATCAGGCCTTCGATCCGCTCTGGGGCCGCTGGCCGCAGTGGAGCGAGCTGATGATCTATCAGTGGCCGCTGGAGTCGCGCGTGGGCGAGGCGACCAACCTCCAGCGCTTCAATGTCGGCTGGATCGCTCAGGTGCATCCGACGACCCAGCTCCTGGTCGACTACCACGCGCTATGGGCCGATGAGCAGAGCACCCGCACCGCCGCGCAGATGGTCAATCTGAGTGGCGACGGCGACTTCCGTGGACATCTGTTGACGGCATGGCTCAAGAGCAAGTTCAGCCAGAACGTCTCGGGGCATCTGGTCGCCGAGTATCTGATGCCGGGTGACTACTATGCCGACAACCGCCGCAACGACTCGTTCTTCGTGCGCGCGGAAGTGGTTCTGACCTGGTGA
- a CDS encoding symporter small accessory protein, giving the protein MLGLDDPFVLTAYLGIIALAVLSILYGLIRRNAARDEVTDEDRQWALEEKKVDDEF; this is encoded by the coding sequence ATGCTGGGTCTCGACGATCCCTTCGTGCTCACGGCCTACCTGGGCATCATCGCCCTGGCCGTCCTGAGCATTCTCTATGGCCTGATTCGCCGCAATGCCGCGCGCGACGAAGTCACTGACGAAGACCGCCAGTGGGCGCTCGAAGAAAAGAAGGTGGACGATGAATTCTAA
- a CDS encoding sodium:solute symporter family protein, with product MPDHASVGWIDIVVILAYLSITAYLGWLGYRGTRSAADFLVGGRSAHPVIMAVSYGATFISTAAIVGFGGVAGLFGMSLLWLTFLNIGVGILIAFIVLGEPTRRLGHHLGAHTFPELLGQRYQSRGIQIFAGVLIFLFMPLYAAAVMTGGSIFAATQFGIDFEVALLIFALITAAYVIPGGIKAVMYTDTFQGFVMVLAMIFLLVFTYSSLGGVTEAHQYLTDMEAMVPAPLAQIGHQGWTEMPAFGWGAPTYDLWWIVVTAIILGVGIGVLAQPQLAVRFMTVRSRRELDRAVPIGAIFIMLMTGTPFLVGSLSNAWFAQNGPILNGKVIQELDAEKNQALVELMQQTDSGAWTAILNPKTQAPATAALIVSERQEAEEASGTRFELVGGRSSAVTYVKGDADTIIPTFISTALPHWFGAIFFLALLAAAMSTMSSQFHTIGTAAGRDLYERIGTKGQPREPSLLVMRLAIVVGLLIAVTISYTIRQEYIVARFTAIFFGLCAAAFLPAYIGGLFSRRVTKAGALASMTVGLVVSLFWLLLVKAKEASAIGLVQLVTGGKTSLLADYPNWPSVDPIVVALPAALLTLILVSAFTRPPAAEHLDRCFPETR from the coding sequence ATGCCCGATCATGCATCGGTGGGCTGGATCGACATCGTCGTCATCCTCGCCTACCTCTCCATCACAGCCTATCTGGGCTGGCTCGGCTACCGGGGCACGCGCTCGGCGGCCGACTTCCTGGTCGGAGGGCGTTCGGCCCATCCGGTCATCATGGCGGTCTCCTATGGCGCCACCTTCATCTCCACGGCGGCCATCGTCGGGTTCGGCGGGGTCGCCGGACTCTTCGGCATGAGTCTGCTGTGGCTGACCTTTCTCAACATCGGCGTCGGCATCCTGATCGCCTTCATCGTGCTTGGTGAGCCGACACGCCGGCTCGGGCACCATCTCGGCGCCCACACCTTCCCGGAACTCCTGGGTCAGCGCTATCAGAGCCGGGGCATCCAGATCTTCGCCGGCGTCCTGATCTTTCTCTTCATGCCGCTCTACGCGGCGGCCGTCATGACCGGCGGCAGCATCTTCGCCGCCACCCAGTTCGGCATCGATTTCGAGGTCGCACTCCTGATCTTCGCCCTCATCACTGCCGCCTACGTCATCCCCGGCGGCATCAAGGCCGTGATGTACACCGACACCTTCCAGGGCTTCGTCATGGTGCTGGCCATGATCTTCCTCCTGGTCTTCACCTATTCGAGTCTGGGCGGTGTGACCGAGGCCCACCAGTATCTGACCGACATGGAGGCCATGGTGCCTGCGCCTCTGGCCCAGATCGGTCATCAGGGCTGGACCGAGATGCCGGCCTTCGGCTGGGGCGCACCGACCTATGATCTGTGGTGGATCGTGGTCACGGCCATCATCCTGGGCGTGGGCATCGGCGTGCTGGCCCAGCCGCAACTGGCTGTGCGCTTCATGACGGTGCGCAGCCGGCGCGAGCTGGATCGGGCGGTGCCGATCGGCGCGATCTTCATCATGCTGATGACCGGCACACCCTTCCTGGTCGGCAGTCTGTCGAACGCCTGGTTCGCCCAGAACGGTCCCATCCTCAACGGCAAGGTCATCCAGGAACTCGACGCCGAGAAGAATCAGGCGCTGGTCGAGTTGATGCAACAGACCGACAGCGGCGCCTGGACGGCGATCCTCAACCCCAAGACCCAGGCTCCGGCCACGGCGGCCCTGATCGTCAGCGAGCGCCAGGAGGCCGAAGAGGCGAGCGGCACGCGCTTCGAGCTGGTCGGCGGGCGCTCCTCGGCTGTGACCTATGTCAAGGGCGACGCCGACACGATCATCCCGACCTTCATCTCGACCGCCCTGCCCCACTGGTTCGGCGCCATCTTCTTCCTGGCGCTGCTGGCAGCGGCCATGAGCACCATGTCGAGCCAGTTCCACACCATCGGCACGGCGGCCGGACGCGACCTCTATGAGCGCATCGGCACCAAGGGGCAGCCGCGTGAACCGAGTCTCCTGGTCATGCGGCTGGCGATCGTCGTCGGTCTGCTGATCGCCGTGACCATCAGCTACACCATTCGTCAGGAATACATCGTCGCCCGCTTCACGGCGATCTTCTTCGGGCTGTGCGCGGCGGCGTTCCTGCCGGCCTATATCGGCGGACTCTTCTCGCGCCGCGTCACCAAGGCTGGGGCGCTGGCCTCGATGACGGTCGGTCTGGTGGTGTCGCTGTTCTGGCTGCTGCTGGTCAAGGCCAAGGAAGCGAGCGCCATCGGTCTGGTACAGCTCGTCACCGGCGGCAAGACCAGTCTCCTGGCCGACTACCCGAACTGGCCCTCGGTCGATCCGATCGTGGTCGCCCTGCCCGCCGCGCTCCTGACCCTGATCCTGGTCAGCGCCTTCACCCGACCGCCGGCGGCCGAGCATCTCGACCGCTGCTTCCCGGAGACGAGGTAA
- a CDS encoding type II toxin-antitoxin system RelE family toxin codes for MSYELQFHPDAWDEWNRLDKSVREQLKKKLLERLEEPHIPASRLSGRQNRYKIKLKTVGYRLVYEVLNDRLIVLVVAVGRRDRNAVYTAAARRQTHVSG; via the coding sequence ATGAGCTATGAGCTACAGTTCCATCCGGATGCCTGGGATGAGTGGAACAGACTGGACAAGAGCGTCAGAGAACAGCTCAAGAAGAAGCTCCTGGAACGTCTGGAAGAACCCCATATCCCCGCTTCCAGGCTCTCTGGACGCCAAAACCGTTACAAGATCAAACTGAAGACGGTCGGCTACCGGCTCGTATACGAAGTGCTGAACGATCGGCTGATCGTTCTGGTCGTTGCCGTTGGCAGGCGCGATCGAAACGCTGTCTACACGGCCGCCGCCAGACGACAGACGCACGTCTCCGGCTGA
- a CDS encoding type II toxin-antitoxin system Phd/YefM family antitoxin, with translation MTHRILAETTASISELKRNPMGTVAAGAGLPVAVLNRNEPAFYCVPAQAYEALMDRLEDLELNDIADARLNDGKAPLKVSLDEL, from the coding sequence ATGACGCATCGAATCCTGGCCGAAACGACGGCGAGCATTTCAGAGCTGAAACGCAATCCGATGGGCACGGTCGCGGCCGGAGCCGGTCTTCCGGTGGCCGTCCTCAACCGCAACGAGCCGGCCTTTTATTGCGTGCCGGCGCAAGCCTACGAGGCCCTGATGGATCGCCTCGAAGATCTTGAACTGAACGACATCGCCGATGCCCGCCTGAATGACGGAAAGGCGCCGCTCAAGGTCTCCCTGGATGAGCTATGA
- a CDS encoding efflux RND transporter permease subunit: MNVSAWSIRNPIPAILLFALLAFMGTLSFMAMKVQQFMDIDLPSVRVSASLPGAAPALLETEVARKIENAIASLQGIKHIYTKVQDGTATVTAEFRLEKPTQEAVDDVRDAVSRIRSDLPGDLEEPIVAKIDLTGLPILSYTVDSPRLDEEALSWFVDNTLARRLLSVPGVGAVSRVGGVDREVRIELDPDRLLALRVTAADISRQLRRIQREDSGGRADLGGAEQSVRTLATVRTAAELAELDISLSDGRRIRLGQVATVTDTIAERRSAALLDGRPVVGFEVVRSRGAGELEVAEGVRAELARLHAEHPDIEVVESFNFVDPVVENFEGSMSLLLEGAVLAVLVVWAFLRDWRATLVSATALPLSILPTFAAMYLLGFTLNVVTLLSLSLVIGVLVDDAIVEIENIMRHLRMGKTPYQAAMEAADEIGLAVIATTFTLIAVFLPTAFMSGVAGKFFVQFGWTAAIAVFVSLVVARLLTPMMAAYLLHPPRRLHDRPRWLDTVVRLSGFCVRHRWLTLLGAAGFFVGSFALVPLLPTGFLPPDDMSQTQVNLQLPPGSTLDQTLAAAEQARVLVARHPQVRLVYTTIGGGSAGGDPFVATGVQEVRKATLTIRLTPRNERRGVTKQSIERELREALTAIPGIRFTVGLAGANEKYILVLASENGQLLAEHARRVERELRTIPGIGGVTNTASLVRPELVVRPDFARAAELGVTSAAIAETLRIATSGDYDQSLPKLNLSQRQVPIVVKLPPAARQDLDLLRSLTVPGRDGPVLIGAIATLTLDSGPAEIDRYDRLRNVNFEIELNQQPLGEVEKQALALPSLRQLPPGVFQTTVGDAEVMGELFASFGLAMLTGVLCIYAVLVLLFRDFVQPATILAALVLSIPGAFLALFVTGSALSMPSMIGLIMLMGIATKNSILLIDYIILARREHGLNRWEALLDGCRKRARPIIMTTLAMGAGMLPIALGIGTDPSFRAPMAIVVIGGLITSTFLSLLVVPVVYTLVDDGIERMRRLLGRTERHVAS, translated from the coding sequence ATGAACGTCTCCGCCTGGTCGATCCGCAACCCCATCCCGGCGATCCTGCTGTTCGCCCTGCTGGCCTTCATGGGCACGCTGTCGTTCATGGCGATGAAGGTCCAGCAGTTCATGGACATCGATCTGCCGAGCGTGCGGGTCTCGGCCAGTCTGCCCGGCGCGGCGCCGGCGCTGCTGGAAACCGAGGTGGCGCGCAAGATCGAGAACGCCATCGCCAGTCTCCAGGGCATCAAGCACATCTACACCAAGGTTCAGGACGGCACCGCGACCGTCACCGCCGAATTCCGGCTGGAGAAACCGACCCAGGAGGCCGTCGACGACGTGCGCGATGCCGTCTCGCGCATCCGCTCCGACCTGCCCGGCGATCTGGAAGAGCCGATCGTCGCCAAGATCGACCTGACCGGACTGCCGATCCTGAGCTACACGGTCGATTCGCCGCGTCTGGACGAGGAGGCGCTGTCCTGGTTCGTCGACAACACCCTGGCGCGGCGTCTGCTCAGCGTGCCGGGCGTCGGCGCGGTGAGCCGGGTCGGCGGCGTGGACCGCGAGGTGCGGATCGAACTGGACCCGGACCGGCTGCTGGCGCTGCGGGTCACGGCCGCCGACATCTCGCGCCAGTTGCGCCGGATCCAGCGCGAGGACTCGGGCGGACGCGCCGATCTGGGCGGAGCCGAGCAGTCGGTGCGCACCCTGGCCACGGTCCGGACCGCCGCCGAGCTGGCCGAACTGGACATCAGTCTGTCCGATGGCCGGCGCATCCGGCTCGGTCAGGTCGCCACCGTGACCGACACCATTGCCGAACGGCGTTCGGCCGCGCTGCTCGACGGGCGCCCGGTGGTCGGCTTCGAGGTGGTGCGCAGTCGTGGCGCTGGCGAACTGGAGGTGGCCGAGGGGGTACGGGCCGAACTGGCTCGACTGCACGCCGAGCACCCCGATATCGAGGTCGTCGAGTCCTTCAATTTCGTCGACCCGGTGGTGGAGAACTTCGAAGGCTCGATGTCGCTGCTGCTGGAGGGCGCGGTGCTGGCGGTGCTGGTGGTCTGGGCCTTCCTGCGCGACTGGCGCGCGACCCTGGTCTCGGCCACGGCGCTGCCGCTGTCGATCCTGCCGACCTTTGCGGCCATGTATCTGCTCGGGTTCACGCTCAATGTCGTGACCCTGCTGTCGCTGTCGCTGGTGATCGGTGTCCTGGTCGACGACGCCATCGTCGAGATCGAGAACATCATGCGCCATCTGCGGATGGGCAAGACGCCTTATCAGGCGGCGATGGAGGCGGCCGACGAGATCGGGCTGGCGGTCATCGCCACCACCTTCACACTGATCGCCGTGTTTCTGCCGACGGCTTTCATGAGCGGGGTGGCGGGCAAGTTCTTCGTGCAGTTCGGCTGGACGGCGGCCATTGCGGTGTTCGTGTCGCTGGTGGTGGCGCGGCTGCTCACGCCGATGATGGCGGCCTATCTGCTGCACCCGCCGCGCCGGCTCCACGACCGGCCGCGCTGGCTCGATACCGTGGTGCGCCTGAGCGGGTTCTGTGTGCGCCATCGCTGGCTGACGCTCCTGGGCGCGGCCGGGTTCTTCGTCGGCTCCTTCGCGCTGGTGCCGCTGCTGCCGACCGGCTTCCTGCCGCCCGACGACATGTCCCAGACTCAGGTCAATCTCCAGCTCCCGCCCGGCAGCACGCTCGACCAGACGCTGGCGGCGGCCGAGCAGGCACGGGTGCTGGTCGCCCGTCACCCGCAGGTGCGGCTGGTCTATACCACCATCGGCGGCGGTTCGGCGGGCGGCGACCCCTTCGTGGCCACGGGCGTGCAGGAGGTGCGCAAGGCGACCCTGACCATCCGCCTCACGCCGCGCAACGAGCGGCGCGGTGTCACCAAGCAATCGATCGAGCGCGAGCTGCGCGAGGCGCTGACCGCCATTCCCGGTATCCGGTTCACCGTGGGTCTGGCCGGAGCCAACGAGAAGTACATCCTGGTGCTGGCCAGCGAGAACGGTCAGCTCCTGGCCGAGCACGCACGCCGGGTCGAGCGCGAACTGCGCACCATCCCCGGCATCGGCGGCGTCACCAACACCGCCAGTCTGGTGCGGCCCGAACTGGTGGTGCGGCCCGACTTCGCCCGCGCCGCCGAGCTGGGCGTGACCTCGGCGGCCATCGCCGAGACCCTGCGCATCGCCACCAGCGGCGACTACGACCAATCGCTGCCCAAGCTCAATCTGTCCCAGCGCCAAGTGCCGATCGTGGTCAAGCTGCCGCCTGCGGCGCGGCAGGATCTCGATCTGCTGCGCAGTCTGACCGTACCCGGACGCGATGGTCCGGTGCTGATCGGCGCCATCGCCACGCTGACGCTCGACAGCGGGCCGGCCGAGATCGATCGCTACGATCGGCTGCGCAACGTCAACTTCGAGATCGAACTCAATCAGCAGCCGCTGGGCGAAGTCGAGAAGCAGGCGCTGGCGCTGCCGAGCCTGCGCCAACTGCCGCCGGGCGTGTTCCAGACCACGGTCGGCGATGCCGAGGTCATGGGCGAACTCTTCGCCAGCTTCGGTCTGGCGATGCTGACCGGGGTGCTCTGCATCTATGCGGTGCTGGTGCTGCTGTTTCGCGACTTCGTGCAGCCGGCGACCATCCTGGCGGCGCTGGTGCTGTCGATCCCCGGTGCGTTTCTCGCCCTGTTCGTGACCGGTAGCGCGCTGTCGATGCCGTCGATGATCGGACTCATCATGCTGATGGGCATCGCCACCAAGAACTCGATCCTGCTGATCGACTACATCATCCTGGCGCGGCGCGAGCATGGACTGAACCGCTGGGAGGCGCTGCTCGACGGCTGCCGCAAGCGCGCGCGCCCGATCATCATGACCACGCTCGCCATGGGCGCCGGCATGCTGCCGATCGCGCTCGGCATCGGCACCGACCCGAGCTTCCGCGCGCCCATGGCGATCGTGGTCATCGGCGGACTCATCACCTCGACCTTCCTGAGTCTGCTGGTGGTGCCCGTGGTCTATACGCTGGTCGACGATGGGATCGAGCGGATGCGGCGGCTGTTGGGGCGAACTGAACGGCATGTGGCGTCCTGA
- a CDS encoding efflux RND transporter periplasmic adaptor subunit: MHALDNTHPRRLSGIHRLGLGLALVFGLGGQAGWLQADDDAPARPTKPALTVTTTRPEIRDWPRTIAATGNIAAWREVVVGAEIGGDRLVEVLVEIGDRVERGQLLARIDSDSVTAAFQQARAAVAEAEALLAEARADADRARESRGTAALSAQQADQYLSAERTALARLDAARARVRSEELRLSRTSVLAPVAGIVASLSATQGSLVQPGDELLRLIRDSRLEWRAEVPATELARLQPGGPARILAPDGTPVNGQIRRVAPTIDARTLTGLVYVDLPAEATGRPLRAGMFVRGELDLGESPALTLPQSAVLAREGFAYVFRLEPGGTVIQTKVGVDRRLGDRVEITAGLEATAEVVDSGVGFLADGDLVRLAE, from the coding sequence ATGCATGCGCTCGACAACACACATCCACGACGACTCAGTGGAATCCATCGTCTCGGCCTGGGGCTGGCCCTGGTATTCGGCCTGGGCGGCCAGGCGGGCTGGCTCCAGGCAGACGATGACGCCCCCGCCCGGCCGACCAAGCCGGCCCTGACCGTCACCACCACCCGTCCCGAGATCCGCGACTGGCCGCGCACCATCGCCGCCACCGGGAATATCGCCGCCTGGCGTGAGGTGGTCGTCGGCGCCGAGATCGGCGGCGATCGGCTCGTCGAGGTGCTGGTCGAGATCGGCGACCGGGTCGAGCGCGGCCAGTTGCTCGCGCGCATCGACAGCGACAGCGTGACGGCGGCGTTCCAACAGGCACGCGCCGCCGTAGCCGAAGCCGAGGCACTGCTCGCCGAGGCCCGCGCCGACGCCGACCGTGCACGTGAGTCACGCGGCACGGCCGCGCTCAGTGCGCAGCAGGCCGATCAATACCTGAGCGCCGAACGGACCGCGCTGGCCCGGCTCGATGCCGCCCGCGCTCGGGTGCGCAGCGAGGAACTACGGCTGTCGCGGACCAGCGTGCTGGCGCCGGTCGCCGGCATCGTCGCCTCGCTGAGCGCCACCCAGGGCTCACTCGTCCAGCCCGGAGACGAGCTGCTGCGCCTCATCCGTGACAGCCGGCTGGAGTGGCGCGCCGAGGTGCCGGCGACCGAGCTGGCGCGGCTGCAACCGGGCGGACCGGCCCGGATTCTCGCGCCAGACGGCACGCCGGTGAACGGCCAGATTCGGCGCGTTGCCCCGACCATCGATGCGCGCACACTCACCGGACTGGTCTATGTCGACCTGCCCGCCGAGGCGACCGGCCGGCCGCTGCGCGCCGGGATGTTCGTTCGCGGCGAGCTGGATCTCGGCGAGAGTCCGGCCCTGACGCTGCCCCAGTCGGCGGTGCTGGCGCGCGAGGGCTTCGCCTATGTGTTCCGGCTGGAGCCGGGCGGCACCGTGATCCAGACCAAGGTCGGGGTCGACCGGCGTCTGGGCGATCGGGTCGAGATCACCGCCGGACTGGAGGCCACGGCCGAGGTGGTCGACAGCGGCGTCGGCTTCCTCGCCGACGGCGATCTGGTGCGCCTCGCCGAATGA
- a CDS encoding chemotaxis protein CheW, with protein MASDSLHPNPDPLSEILDRRRRGEAELVEVDAPTVKLVVFAIGERLQALPGRQVSEILPLSTIHFVPGCPPALEGVISVRGDITSVIRLGDLLGIGHGAPGRQGAILLAQGSHEVGGEPMRSGLRVDRVVDVLDVAEDAIQAVPDTLAEPLRRTARGVFQLDEHSVFLLDLDALFQDYLSGAG; from the coding sequence ATGGCCTCCGACAGCCTGCACCCGAATCCGGACCCACTGAGCGAGATCCTGGACCGACGCCGCCGCGGCGAGGCGGAGCTGGTCGAAGTCGACGCGCCCACCGTCAAGCTCGTGGTCTTCGCCATCGGCGAGCGGCTCCAGGCCCTGCCGGGGCGTCAGGTCAGCGAGATCCTGCCACTGTCGACCATCCATTTCGTGCCCGGCTGTCCGCCGGCGCTCGAGGGTGTCATCAGTGTGCGCGGCGACATCACCTCGGTCATCCGGCTGGGCGATCTGCTGGGGATCGGGCACGGCGCGCCCGGCCGGCAGGGGGCGATCCTGCTGGCCCAGGGGTCGCACGAAGTCGGCGGTGAACCGATGCGCAGCGGACTGCGGGTCGATCGCGTCGTCGATGTGCTGGATGTCGCCGAGGACGCGATCCAGGCCGTGCCCGACACGCTGGCTGAGCCACTGCGCCGGACCGCGCGCGGAGTCTTCCAACTCGACGAACACAGCGTGTTCCTGCTGGATCTCGATGCGCTGTTCCAGGACTACCTGAGCGGGGCAGGCTGA